From Bacteroidota bacterium, the proteins below share one genomic window:
- a CDS encoding ABC transporter ATP-binding protein, whose protein sequence is MLAVTPYILETRRLCKSYHDPVEFQALKNIDLGIRPGEFISIVGASGSGKSTLLYVISTLDTDYSGEILLDGVHLDKLTPNQQAEIRNEKIGFVFQFHYLLPEFTVLENVMLPALKLNRKSLEQIEADAMKKLDMLGLADQALKRANKLSGGQQQRAAIARALINDPAIVFGDEPTGNLDSKNSQLVIDIFKDLKRSLNQTICIVTHDMQLAAQTDRTITLHDGEIVPSPVTA, encoded by the coding sequence ATGTTGGCTGTAACTCCCTATATTCTCGAGACCCGGCGACTCTGCAAATCGTACCACGATCCGGTAGAGTTTCAGGCCTTGAAAAATATCGACCTGGGCATCCGCCCTGGCGAATTCATTTCAATCGTGGGAGCCAGTGGGAGTGGAAAGTCGACCTTGCTGTACGTCATCAGCACACTGGATACCGACTACAGCGGCGAGATCCTGCTCGACGGCGTTCACCTGGACAAGCTGACTCCCAATCAGCAGGCGGAAATCCGGAACGAGAAGATCGGATTCGTATTCCAGTTTCATTACCTGCTTCCCGAATTTACGGTACTGGAAAACGTCATGCTTCCCGCATTGAAGCTGAACAGGAAATCCCTGGAACAAATCGAAGCGGATGCGATGAAAAAGCTGGATATGCTGGGGTTGGCGGACCAGGCGCTCAAACGTGCCAATAAGCTATCGGGTGGACAGCAGCAGCGTGCCGCTATCGCACGGGCGCTGATCAACGATCCGGCGATCGTATTTGGCGACGAGCCCACGGGCAACCTGGACTCGAAGAACTCGCAACTTGTCATTGACATCTTTAAAGACCTCAAACGGTCCTTGAACCAGACCATCTGCATTGTGACACACGACATGCAGCTTGCCGCTCAGACGGATCGCACCATTACCCTGCATGACGGAGAGATCGTACCTTCGCCGGTAACCGCATGA
- a CDS encoding clan AA aspartic protease: MMNLFDRVRVPFHLQSIEEEGYHILVDAVINKQPARLLIDTGASRSVFDTNRFSRFVEAHEFRPDEKLSAGLGTSSMQTMKVTLTELRIGECSIPGFETILLDMSHVNSSYERLGLPQLDGVIGSELLVLLEAQIDYRKRQLIIKRRIGK; this comes from the coding sequence ATGATGAACTTATTTGATCGTGTTCGTGTCCCTTTTCATTTGCAATCCATCGAGGAAGAAGGGTATCATATCCTCGTCGACGCCGTCATCAACAAGCAACCGGCAAGGTTGCTGATCGATACCGGCGCTTCCCGTTCGGTATTCGATACGAACCGCTTCAGCCGATTTGTCGAAGCACACGAGTTTCGGCCGGATGAGAAACTATCCGCCGGCCTGGGCACCAGTTCCATGCAAACCATGAAGGTGACGCTGACAGAGCTGCGGATCGGTGAATGTTCGATACCCGGCTTTGAGACGATCCTGCTCGACATGAGTCATGTCAACAGTTCCTATGAACGGCTGGGCTTACCCCAACTGGATGGGGTCATCGGGAGTGAACTGCTCGTACTGTTGGAAGCGCAGATCGACTACCGGAAGCGGCAATTGATCATAAAGAGAAGGATTGGGAAGTAA
- a CDS encoding pseudouridine synthase — MTQRWRYFSIYKPYGMLSQFTDEGGNPGLAHLDFRFPSDCYPLGRLDRDSEGLLLLTNDAAVNQSLLDPRNAHPRTYWLQVEGSMGVSDCEKFSNGVIISIDGKEFRTRPALVELIDPPANLPDRTPPVRFRKSIPTSWISLTLTEGKNRQVRKMTAAVGFPTLRLIRVAVGKLALPEWKPGSVTEWSSSDFFEKTGIKKA, encoded by the coding sequence ATGACACAACGCTGGCGGTATTTCAGCATTTACAAGCCTTACGGGATGTTGTCGCAGTTCACCGATGAGGGAGGCAACCCGGGTTTGGCGCACCTGGATTTCCGTTTTCCGTCGGATTGCTACCCCCTGGGTAGGCTGGATCGCGACAGCGAAGGCTTGTTACTGCTGACCAACGATGCCGCTGTGAATCAAAGCCTGCTCGACCCACGGAACGCACACCCCCGGACCTATTGGTTGCAAGTGGAAGGCAGCATGGGTGTGTCAGACTGCGAAAAGTTCTCCAATGGCGTTATCATCAGTATTGATGGGAAGGAATTTCGAACACGCCCGGCACTGGTCGAGTTGATCGACCCGCCAGCCAATCTTCCTGATCGGACACCGCCGGTGCGTTTTCGTAAATCCATTCCGACATCCTGGATCTCGCTGACGTTAACGGAGGGAAAGAACAGACAGGTTCGAAAGATGACGGCAGCAGTCGGATTCCCGACCCTTCGCCTGATTCGGGTAGCCGTGGGTAAGTTGGCATTGCCGGAATGGAAACCCGGTTCGGTCACCGAATGGTCATCTTCTGATTTCTTTGAAAAAACGGGTATAAAGAAGGCCTGA
- a CDS encoding T9SS type A sorting domain-containing protein translates to MKNLVLAGLLLAGTLYVGSSNGQTGNAHPIRCNTTDYMNAKMAADPAYARQFEMDEQTLQRAIANLANNRSSSSNSIVTIPCVVHVVYRTVGQNISDAQVESQIDVLNEDFARLNADTNVTPAPFRAAASGSQFRFCLAQTDPNGNPTTGIERRQTTVNTFSTNDLVKAYSTGGMDAWDTDVYFNIWVCSLGGGILGYAEFPAASHTDTYGVVITYSAFGRVGLVAAPYDQGRTCTHEVGHAFRLNHIWGDDGGSCGGTDYVADTPNQAGETYGCRTFPHTDACTPSGNGVMFMNYMDYSDDDCLNMFTTGQVTRMTTAMNTFYSSLLVSTRCESANSIQDGPENFSFSVYPNPTNGVINLDMFLTRPIGDQAVVRVVDALGKIVYTQVLNQPSGQVHSLDLSSLPNGIYLMNVGNAEFSKTVRVSVSR, encoded by the coding sequence ATGAAAAATCTTGTACTCGCAGGCCTGCTGCTGGCAGGCACTCTTTATGTCGGTTCGTCAAACGGACAAACCGGAAATGCGCACCCCATCCGCTGCAACACAACGGACTATATGAATGCCAAGATGGCCGCTGATCCGGCTTATGCGCGCCAATTCGAAATGGACGAGCAGACATTGCAACGCGCGATTGCCAACCTGGCTAACAATCGATCGTCTTCTTCCAACTCGATTGTGACGATTCCTTGCGTCGTGCACGTTGTTTATCGCACCGTCGGACAGAATATTTCCGATGCGCAGGTTGAATCCCAGATTGATGTGTTGAACGAAGACTTCGCCCGTCTCAACGCCGATACGAATGTCACTCCGGCTCCTTTCCGGGCGGCTGCATCGGGTTCCCAGTTTCGCTTTTGTCTCGCTCAAACCGATCCTAACGGTAATCCAACTACCGGCATCGAGCGCCGTCAGACAACGGTCAATACCTTCTCCACGAATGACCTGGTAAAGGCATACTCGACCGGCGGAATGGATGCTTGGGACACGGATGTGTATTTCAACATCTGGGTTTGTAGCCTCGGTGGTGGTATCCTCGGTTATGCGGAATTTCCGGCTGCTTCACATACCGATACCTATGGCGTCGTGATTACGTATTCTGCTTTCGGACGGGTTGGCTTGGTTGCCGCTCCGTACGATCAGGGACGTACCTGTACCCATGAAGTTGGTCACGCTTTTCGTCTGAACCACATCTGGGGCGACGACGGTGGTAGCTGCGGCGGTACCGATTACGTTGCCGATACTCCCAACCAGGCTGGGGAAACCTATGGTTGCCGCACCTTCCCGCACACGGACGCCTGCACCCCGAGCGGAAACGGGGTTATGTTCATGAACTATATGGATTATTCCGATGACGATTGTCTCAATATGTTCACCACAGGTCAGGTAACCCGCATGACGACCGCCATGAACACGTTCTACAGCTCCTTGCTGGTTTCTACGCGTTGTGAATCCGCTAATTCCATACAGGACGGTCCGGAGAACTTCTCGTTCAGCGTTTACCCCAATCCTACGAATGGTGTGATCAACCTCGACATGTTCCTTACGCGCCCGATCGGAGATCAGGCTGTTGTACGGGTCGTGGATGCGCTGGGAAAGATCGTCTATACACAAGTGCTCAACCAACCTTCCGGCCAGGTGCATTCGCTTGACCTTAGCAGCCTTCCAAACGGAATTTACCTGATGAATGTCGGTAATGCCGAGTTTTCAAAAACGGTACGCGTTAGCGTCTCCCGTTGA
- a CDS encoding ABC transporter permease has protein sequence MRNPIWKIATTHLLAKKRQTLVATLGVTFGIMIFIFQAGLITGFQAVFIEETVNSTANIHIFNEPDKDRPSIIQRVHGTDPERWIVVRNQKPKDELNKIRNGFQIIEALERHPDVSGVSPFLGAQAILRAGIVQYGGRLAGVDIEKEDINFRVSDYMIQGDVSRLKSTNNGIILGDGLADKLGVKMNDNLTVLTPNGNSLEMKVVGINHTGLTEVDKNRAYISIRNAQRLLEVDNSYITDINIKLKNIDKAEALAREFERKFGYKAEDWKTANASIFSVFKIQNMVTFLIIASILIVSGFGIFNILMMIIYEKMPDIAILKAIGYKDRDIRRLFLIESLVIGVIGGLMGLIMGFLLSRFVGSIRMDVKGFVSMEYLRFNDSPGFYVFAFIFALIATSLAGYFPARKASKVDPIDIIRSK, from the coding sequence ATGCGAAATCCCATCTGGAAGATCGCTACCACGCACCTGCTTGCGAAAAAGCGCCAAACGTTGGTCGCAACACTTGGCGTGACCTTCGGGATCATGATCTTCATTTTTCAGGCGGGGCTGATCACCGGCTTTCAAGCGGTATTCATCGAAGAGACGGTCAACTCGACCGCCAACATTCACATATTCAATGAACCAGATAAGGACCGACCGAGCATCATCCAGCGGGTGCACGGAACCGATCCGGAACGATGGATCGTCGTCCGAAACCAGAAGCCCAAGGACGAACTCAACAAGATCCGGAATGGGTTTCAGATCATCGAAGCATTGGAGCGACATCCCGACGTATCCGGGGTCTCCCCCTTCCTCGGCGCGCAAGCCATCCTACGTGCGGGCATCGTGCAGTACGGCGGCAGGCTTGCCGGAGTCGACATTGAAAAAGAGGATATCAACTTCCGGGTCAGCGATTATATGATCCAGGGCGATGTAAGTCGCTTGAAATCGACCAACAACGGCATCATCCTCGGAGACGGTCTGGCCGACAAGCTTGGCGTAAAGATGAACGACAACCTGACCGTGTTGACGCCGAATGGGAATTCCCTGGAGATGAAAGTCGTTGGCATCAACCACACCGGACTCACGGAAGTCGACAAGAACCGGGCATATATCAGCATCCGGAATGCACAACGGTTGCTGGAAGTCGACAATTCCTATATCACGGACATCAACATCAAATTAAAGAACATCGATAAAGCGGAAGCGCTTGCCCGGGAATTCGAACGCAAGTTCGGCTACAAGGCGGAAGACTGGAAAACCGCGAATGCCAGCATCTTCTCGGTATTCAAGATCCAGAACATGGTCACTTTCCTGATCATCGCCTCCATTCTGATCGTATCGGGTTTCGGCATCTTTAATATCTTGATGATGATCATTTACGAGAAGATGCCGGACATCGCGATCCTGAAAGCCATCGGTTACAAGGACCGGGACATACGCCGATTGTTCCTGATCGAATCACTGGTGATTGGCGTCATCGGCGGCTTGATGGGATTGATCATGGGCTTCCTGCTCTCCCGTTTCGTCGGCAGCATCCGGATGGATGTCAAGGGATTCGTCTCGATGGAATACCTCCGGTTCAACGATTCCCCCGGATTCTATGTATTCGCGTTCATCTTCGCGCTGATCGCCACTTCACTCGCCGGTTATTTTCCCGCCCGGAAAGCGTCGAAAGTAGACCCGATCGATATCATACGTTCCAAATGA
- the mdh gene encoding malate dehydrogenase: MKVTVVGAGNVGATCADVIAQKDFVHEVVLLDIKEGVSEGKSLDMWQTSPINLYDTRLIGSTNDYSKTADSDVVVITSGLPRKPGMSRDDLIATNAGIVRSVTENIIKYSPNTIIIVVSNPLDVMTYCAYLTAKIDSRRVFGMAGILDTARYRAFLAEALNTSPKDIQAVLMGGHGDTMVPLPRYTTVAGIPVTELIAKDKLDAIVERTKKGGGELVNLMGTSAWYAPGAAAAQMVEAVIKDQKRIFPCCAWLNGEYGLKGVYLGVPVKLGRNGIEEIIELKLTEEEKSLVSASAKAVKEVMDVLDNMQQPAVK; this comes from the coding sequence ATGAAAGTAACTGTCGTAGGCGCCGGTAACGTGGGTGCCACTTGTGCTGATGTGATTGCGCAGAAAGATTTCGTGCATGAAGTCGTTCTGCTTGATATCAAAGAAGGCGTGTCAGAAGGGAAGTCGCTTGATATGTGGCAAACAAGTCCCATCAACCTGTACGATACGCGTCTGATCGGCTCCACCAACGATTATTCAAAGACGGCCGACTCGGATGTTGTCGTCATCACCTCCGGTCTGCCCCGCAAGCCCGGTATGAGCCGCGACGATCTGATCGCGACCAATGCCGGCATCGTTCGTTCCGTAACGGAGAACATCATCAAGTATAGCCCCAACACCATCATCATCGTAGTGTCGAATCCGCTCGATGTGATGACGTATTGCGCTTACCTGACGGCCAAGATCGACTCTCGTCGCGTTTTCGGGATGGCAGGTATTTTGGATACAGCCCGCTACCGTGCGTTCCTGGCCGAAGCGTTGAACACTTCGCCCAAAGACATCCAGGCGGTATTGATGGGCGGCCATGGCGATACGATGGTTCCGCTGCCGCGCTATACAACCGTTGCAGGGATTCCCGTGACGGAACTTATTGCAAAGGATAAACTCGACGCCATCGTCGAACGCACCAAGAAGGGCGGAGGCGAATTGGTCAACCTCATGGGTACTTCCGCCTGGTATGCCCCGGGTGCAGCCGCTGCCCAAATGGTGGAGGCGGTCATCAAGGATCAGAAGCGGATCTTCCCTTGCTGCGCATGGCTGAATGGCGAGTACGGCCTGAAGGGCGTATACCTGGGAGTTCCGGTTAAACTGGGACGGAACGGTATTGAGGAGATCATCGAACTCAAACTCACCGAAGAAGAAAAATCGCTCGTGAGCGCATCGGCCAAGGCCGTGAAAGAGGTCATGGACGTGCTCGATAACATGCAGCAACCTGCCGTAAAGTGA
- a CDS encoding menaquinone biosynthesis protein, producing the protein MNKPVRISLVSYLNSRPFLYGLRHSDLARSIELQLDNPAVCADKLIQGSVDIGLVPAAILPKLPDYQIVSEYCIGAFGPVESVLLVSDVPLESISSVMLDYQSRTSVSLVRILAEQLWHITPEWQPATPGFEEKIAGSQAAVIIGDRAFKAARSHPYVYDLAEAWTELTGKPFVFAVWASRTRLDAEFTSAFNAALSFGLSHLDQVVLAETETALSPEALRKYLTHSIRFNFDSAAQEGLAEFLHRQSVSLV; encoded by the coding sequence ATGAACAAACCGGTCCGCATATCGCTGGTATCCTACCTGAATAGTCGCCCGTTCCTCTATGGTTTGCGCCATTCCGACCTTGCGCGCTCCATCGAACTTCAACTGGACAATCCGGCCGTCTGCGCCGACAAACTTATTCAGGGAAGCGTGGACATCGGATTGGTTCCGGCAGCCATTTTGCCAAAGCTACCGGATTATCAGATCGTCAGTGAATATTGCATTGGAGCTTTTGGGCCGGTTGAATCGGTACTCCTGGTTTCCGACGTTCCGCTGGAATCCATTTCCTCCGTCATGCTGGATTACCAATCGCGCACCTCCGTATCGCTCGTGAGGATCCTTGCGGAACAGTTGTGGCACATTACCCCTGAGTGGCAGCCAGCCACGCCCGGCTTCGAAGAGAAAATAGCCGGCAGCCAGGCCGCCGTCATCATTGGAGACCGCGCTTTCAAAGCTGCAAGATCACATCCATACGTTTACGATCTGGCGGAAGCATGGACTGAATTAACCGGGAAGCCCTTTGTCTTTGCCGTATGGGCCAGTCGCACCCGGCTGGATGCAGAGTTCACTTCCGCATTCAACGCTGCATTATCCTTCGGCTTATCCCATCTGGATCAGGTAGTGCTTGCCGAAACCGAAACGGCACTATCTCCTGAGGCGCTGCGGAAGTATCTGACTCATTCCATCCGGTTCAATTTCGATTCAGCCGCCCAGGAGGGCCTGGCTGAATTTCTACATCGACAATCGGTTTCGCTCGTCTGA
- a CDS encoding CUB domain-containing protein has translation MRILLRSTLVLLLFFSGKAYAQNYNMGNSSISTCSGNFYDSGGNGAGAGANYNNNENYTMTFCSSTPGQCVRLTFTAFNIESGFDYLRIYNGSTTGAPLLGTYTGTTSPGTVTATSGCLTLQFTSDGSINYAGWAATVSCVTCPGGPCGSTCSGGPAPANDACSGAQNLGLLPVPASCPSGVGTPLSLNTTNLCATAEMPYTSMLGCQPTGNMASPASDVWYQFSITGPTLNINLTGLQTPEVGLYSGSNCNNLVPRGCAIGASGTLNTSFGGLAPGTYWLQVSGGNLNDQCNFNLQLQNNFDCAGCVMVSNLTVNPPPVNGTYQAGQLVNFCYTISDYNQTSVNWLHAVIPSFSAGWDLSTLTTTMPANCSGAGAWTWNNGLVTSSATGLVV, from the coding sequence ATGAGGATACTTTTACGCTCCACACTCGTACTTCTGCTCTTCTTTTCCGGTAAAGCCTACGCCCAGAACTATAACATGGGCAATTCTTCGATTTCCACCTGTAGTGGAAATTTCTATGACAGCGGTGGCAATGGCGCCGGGGCAGGCGCGAATTACAATAACAACGAGAACTACACGATGACTTTTTGCTCGAGCACACCCGGGCAATGTGTGCGACTGACGTTTACCGCGTTCAACATCGAGTCAGGATTTGATTACCTGAGAATATACAATGGATCAACCACCGGCGCTCCCCTACTCGGCACCTATACCGGAACAACCAGCCCTGGAACCGTAACTGCAACCAGCGGTTGTTTAACACTTCAGTTTACCTCGGATGGTTCGATCAATTATGCAGGATGGGCCGCAACCGTTTCGTGCGTGACCTGCCCCGGCGGACCTTGTGGTTCGACCTGCAGTGGCGGACCTGCCCCTGCCAACGACGCATGCAGTGGAGCGCAGAACCTTGGCCTACTGCCGGTTCCGGCTTCGTGTCCCAGCGGAGTCGGCACGCCACTTTCCCTGAATACCACCAACCTGTGCGCTACGGCGGAAATGCCTTACACCTCCATGCTTGGCTGTCAGCCTACCGGCAATATGGCCAGTCCTGCCTCCGATGTCTGGTATCAATTCAGCATCACAGGACCGACGCTGAACATCAACCTTACGGGGCTACAAACACCGGAGGTTGGTTTGTATTCCGGCAGCAACTGCAACAACCTCGTACCGCGTGGTTGCGCGATTGGCGCGAGCGGAACGTTGAATACATCTTTCGGCGGACTTGCGCCCGGTACCTACTGGTTGCAAGTATCCGGTGGAAACCTCAACGATCAGTGCAATTTCAATCTTCAACTACAGAATAATTTCGACTGCGCGGGTTGCGTCATGGTCAGCAACCTGACCGTCAACCCACCACCGGTAAATGGAACTTATCAGGCTGGACAACTCGTCAATTTCTGCTACACGATATCCGACTATAATCAGACTTCCGTCAACTGGCTGCACGCCGTTATTCCTAGCTTTTCAGCCGGCTGGGACCTCAGTACCCTGACGACTACCATGCCGGCCAACTGTTCCGGTGCCGGTGCCTGGACCTGGAACAACGGCCTTGTGACCAGTTCCGCTACAGGACTTGTCGTATGA
- a CDS encoding efflux RND transporter periplasmic adaptor subunit, with product MKQLLNLTLIILLAGCNRSGQETQPVRKEITQAVYASGKLYPIGHYTVFSKIPGYVERVFVTAGQSVHRGDPLVSVRNETNEMNLESARNLVELAKLQASQHGPVLSGLDQEVRAAKARYLLDSTNATRTASLWQQQATSRQQLDQAQTQFELSKSQFQRAKENYTSNRERLEVEYRNAVNQLEALTANRSEYRILSVLDGKVYDVIPEVGDLVNAQTPLVEIGDSSRFEVELAVDETDIALLHTGQPVAYAIDAYRDSVFHGVISEIIPRVNVLTKSSRVKATFNLSPGVQLYTGMSAEANILISEKKNALVIPKEFVRNGNQIRLKGEDQPRTIRKGIEDLQFIEVLEGLSEQDILVK from the coding sequence ATGAAACAACTGCTCAATCTGACACTGATCATTCTGCTGGCAGGGTGTAATCGAAGCGGACAGGAGACACAACCGGTTCGGAAGGAAATCACCCAGGCGGTTTATGCTTCGGGGAAGCTCTACCCGATCGGTCACTACACAGTCTTCAGCAAAATACCGGGATATGTTGAACGCGTATTTGTCACAGCCGGCCAATCGGTGCATCGCGGAGATCCATTGGTCTCGGTTCGTAACGAAACCAATGAGATGAACCTGGAGAGCGCCCGCAACCTGGTGGAGCTTGCAAAGTTGCAGGCCAGCCAGCATGGCCCGGTGCTTTCAGGACTGGACCAGGAGGTACGTGCGGCAAAGGCACGCTATCTGCTCGACAGTACGAATGCCACACGCACAGCATCCTTGTGGCAACAACAAGCCACGAGTCGGCAGCAACTGGACCAGGCACAGACACAATTCGAGCTCTCAAAAAGCCAGTTCCAACGCGCAAAGGAGAATTATACGAGCAACCGGGAGCGACTGGAAGTCGAATACCGAAACGCCGTGAATCAGCTGGAGGCGCTGACCGCGAATCGATCGGAGTACCGCATCCTGTCGGTCCTTGACGGGAAGGTATATGATGTCATTCCGGAGGTCGGCGACCTGGTCAATGCCCAGACGCCCCTGGTGGAGATCGGCGACTCTTCGCGCTTCGAAGTCGAACTTGCCGTTGATGAAACCGATATCGCGTTATTGCATACCGGGCAACCGGTTGCATATGCCATTGACGCCTATCGGGATTCCGTATTCCACGGTGTCATCTCTGAAATCATTCCGCGGGTCAACGTGCTGACGAAGAGCAGCCGTGTTAAAGCGACTTTCAATCTTTCACCGGGGGTCCAATTATATACGGGCATGTCGGCGGAAGCCAACATCCTCATTTCCGAAAAGAAGAATGCACTGGTCATACCTAAAGAATTCGTACGCAACGGAAACCAGATTCGGCTGAAAGGCGAAGACCAACCCAGGACCATCCGCAAGGGGATTGAAGACCTGCAATTCATCGAAGTCCTCGAGGGTCTTTCGGAGCAAGATATCCTGGTCAAATAA